One Myripristis murdjan chromosome 17, fMyrMur1.1, whole genome shotgun sequence DNA segment encodes these proteins:
- the LOC115375786 gene encoding desmocollin-2-like, which yields MAQSFVFYIITITLMLSYGKACFPPNSIHIVVPQTIPAGHVISTGNVDCGPKFVLTTSDPSFTVGSNRTIIALSKITLTSTGRTFSLWAEDSSGQKTEMVVRLVAQTVPNNGFLRRSKRRWGIPPFDIPENTVKRNLGPVRSDTVDENSMYYTVSGPGVTEPPVGVFSIERYSGELLMLKPVDREEYPIIKFIARVYDRNTNKETDRPLNIIVNITDLNDNEPTFTGPLQFSVLEQTKAVVGKVSATDRDQEGTPHTKIKYSLLTGTDLFAIEPETGVISTVTETLDREVKDTHLVTVQIADMSGGEGALSNTATATITLRDINDNPPTFTKTNYDVNVEENQSDQLILRIPVEDKDLENTPNWNSQFLITKGNENGYFRMERDPKTNEGLLYTSKPLDYEKMKNIKLEVTARNQAELEGAKASWVSIPVDVTVTNVDEGPEFTAPTIRFVVREDTEKDKVIGSYTAADPETKSSAGIKYYKVTDPTSWIDVDMNSGELKVVDTIDRESQLLQDGIYNITMKAVDASLKTGTGTVIIQVEDVNDHVPEVPDKELVLCDKDEELGSVLVVAEDKDQPPFSAPFRFAMGADHDGNWAIEALNDTAATLKQTKELPTGIYTVPVEVNDLQGSGKTQMVTVRICQCRNGACPDVKSSVSLGALALLAMLLPLALLLLLCLLLCFFCVTKNNKWEELGESSGVLLKSNIEAPGDQVDSNLIIVPNTGIEQPGNSSVKGSALNADWQGNKSSSTIGGFAMQESGVFKSSGVMVTGEQNEFSSGQYGNQFGTGQFGTGQFGTGQFGTGQFGGSSFAVDKRHLFYDSALHHTWQTNGRYLQQKLSYLGTEEGGRYADDILHSYGFEGEGSAAGSVGCCSDQGNQDNLDFLNTLDPKFKTLADICSKR from the exons ATGGCGCAGTCTTTCGTTTTCTACATAATCACGATCACACTG ATGCTGTCCTATGGGAAGGCATGCTTTCCCCCCAACTCTATACACATAGTAGTGCCACAGACAATCCCGGCTGGGCATGTCATCTCCACAG GTAATGTTGACTGTGGCCCCAAATTCGTCCTCACAACAAGTGATCCGAGCTTCACTGTAGGAAGCAACAGGACAATCATAGCGTTGTCTAAAATCACTCTGACAAGCACAGGGCGGACATTTTCTCTCTGGGCTGAGGACTCCAGTGGACAGAAAACCGAGATGGTAGTTCGTCTTGTCGCGCAGACG gTACCAAACAATGGCTTCCTGAGGCGCTCCAAAAGACGCTGGGGCATCCCACCATTTGACATACCAGAGAACACTGTCAAAAGAAATCTTGGCCCG GTAAGATCAGATACAGTAGACGAAAACTCGATGTACTACACCGTCAGTGGACCTGGGGTTACAGAGCCCCCGGTGGGTGTGTTCAGTATCGAGAGGTACTCTGGGGAATTGCTGATGTTAAAGCCAGTGGACCGCGAAGAGTACCCAATAATAAAA TTTATTGCCAGAGTttatgacagaaacacaaacaaagagacagaccgGCCTTTGAACATCATTGTGAACATTACCGATTTGAATGACAACGAGCCAACCTTCACAGGCCCGCTCCAGTTCTCAGTGCTGGAGCAAACAAAAGCAG TGGTGGGGAAAGTGAGTGCCACAGACAGAGACCAGGAAGGCACACCCCACACCAAGATCAAGTATTCCCTCTTGACTGGAACGGACCTGTTTGCCATCGAGCCAGAGACAGGTGTCATCAGCACAGTAACAGAAACCCTGGACAGAGAG GTGAAGGACACGCACTTAGTCACAGTACAGATCGCCGACATGTCCGGTGGAGAGGGCGCTCTGTCCAACACAGCCACAGCAACAATTACCCTGCGTGACATCAATGACAACCCTCCAACTTTCACAAAGACCAAT TATGATGTCAACGTGGAGGAGAACCAGAGTGATCAACTAATCCTCCGAATCCCAGTTGAGGATAAGGATTTAGAGAACACGCCAAACTGGAATTCCCAATTTCTGATCAcgaaaggaaatgaaaacggCTATTTCAGGATGGAGAGAGACCCCAAAACAAACGAGGGGCTTCTGTACACCTCAAAG CCTTTAGACTACGAGAAGATGAAAAACATCAAGCTGGAGGTCACGGCACGTAACCAGGCTGAGCTGGAGGGTGCCAAGGCCTCGTGGGTATCCATCCCTGTCGATGTGACTGTCACCAATGTCGATGAGGGTCCAGAGTTCACAGCTCCCACCATACGCTTTGTCGTCAGAGAGGACACGGAAAAGGACAAAGTGATCGGAAGTTATACAGCCGCCGATCCTGAGACCAAGAGCAGCGCAGGCATTAA GTACTACAAGGTCACAGACCCAACCTCCTGGATCGATGTAGATATGAATTCAGGAGAGCTGAAGGTTGTAGACACAATTGACAGAGAGTCCCAGTTACTCCAAGATGGAATTTACAACATCACCATGAAGGCTGTGGATGCTA GCCTCAAAACAGGCACGGGGACAGTTATCATTCAGGTGGAAGATGTCAACGACCACGTCCCAGAGGTCCCGGACAAGGAGCTGGTGCTGTGTGACAAAGACGAAGAGTTGGGCTCTGTGCTGGTTGTGGCTGAAGACAAAGACCAGCCTCCCTTCTCTGCCCCCTTCAGATTTGCAATGGGAGCGGACCACGATGGCAACTGGGCTATCGAGGCGTTAAATG ATACGGCAGCTACACTGAAGCAGACCAAGGAGCTTCCTACAGGGATATACACTGTCCCCGTCGAGGTTAATGATCTGCAGGGTTCTGGTAAAACACAGATGGTGACCGTGAGGATCTGCCAGTGCAGGAATGGGGCCTGCCCGGACGTGAAAAGCTCTGTGTCATTAGGGGCACTGGCTTTGCTGGCTATGTTGCTGCCTCTGGCCCTCCTCTTACTGCTCT GTTTAttgctttgctttttctgtGTGACAAAGAATAACAAATGGGAGGAACTGGGTGAAAGCAGTGGAGTCTTGCTCAAATCAAACATTGAGGCCCCAGGGGATCAAGTG GATTCAAATCTAATCATTGTTCCCAATACTGGGATTGAGCAGCCAGGGAATTCCTCAGTTAAGGGTTCTGCCTTGAATGCAGACTGGCAGGGGAACAAGAGCTCAAGCACGATTGGAGGCTTCGCCATGCAGGAGAGTGGCGTTTTCAAGTCCAGTGGTGTGATGGTGACCGGAGAGCAGAATGAATTCTCTTCTGGCCAGTACGGTAACCAGTTTGGTACCGGACAGTTTGGTACCGGACAGTTTGGTACCGGACAGTTTGGCACTGGACAGTTTGGAGGCAGCAGTTTTGCGGTTGACAAGAGACACCTCTTCTATGACTCTGCACTTCATCACACCTGGCAGACAAATGGACGCTATCTACAGCAG AAGCTGTCCTATCTGGGGACGGAGGAGGGGGGACGCTATGCGGATGATATCCTCCATTCATATGGCTTTGAGGGGGAGGGCTCTGCGGCTGGCTCCGTGGGATGCTGCAGTGACCAAGGCAACCAGGACAATCTTGACTTCCTAAACACACTAGATCCAAAGTTCAAAACTCTAGCAGATATCTGCTCAAAGAGATGA